A single region of the Gossypium arboreum isolate Shixiya-1 chromosome 12, ASM2569848v2, whole genome shotgun sequence genome encodes:
- the LOC108477857 gene encoding probable receptor-like protein kinase At2g23200, with the protein MKIQARYSKSMEDKLHEPLILLLFLVLFSSYQLPSSAYTLPDKYFINCGSNINLNITSRTYVGDMNPGLVSFTKQNSYFTNNKQALKTSPALYRTARIFRQKSSYVFKIDRNDPYLVRLHFFGSKKLWAAVFDVLVPGFQLLHNFKLQNSSNTAVIKEFILSIPVSEFSIDFVPQGPSFAFVNAIEVFPAPPGFINDEDKNGYKGILSQPLQTIHRINVGGPSLTPKNDTLLRKWLPDDSYLYHEGAAKGSQVLLVKPTYLAPFNQFIAPDLVYMTAKEMNISTTSMVSENFNITWSYNVTPNAQHLVRVHFCDIVSSSQSKIRFLLYIGSYLSQEIDPYKRMGRLATPFFVDFVVDSDDSGLMNISIGPDSSSSVKNAFLNGVEIMEMMRESEFVKPKQKSVFVIVGPFLGGLVLVCIFGGLLFIRLRCRKSESVGTSKWPSFTAYKGSAPSNKMSQQSSPSREGTTNASPVLDLYLGLKIPFFEIQLATSNFDTKLHIGKGGFGNVYRGTLRTGVKVAVKRSEPGSSQGIPEFQMEIMVLFKIRHRHLVSLIGYCDEGLEMILVYELMEKGTLREHLYNSKLPCLSWKQRLEICLGAARGIDYLHKGATGGIIHRDVKSTNILLDENLVAKVADFGLSKSGPPGHTHVSTFVKGTFGYLDPEYFMTQQLTQKSDVFSFGVVLLEVLCARPAINPTLPREQVNLAEWGMFCKKKGLLDQIVDPSVKAQINPNSLRKFVEIAEKCLQEYGADRPSLSDVAWDLEYALQLQQSAIVGEPYDSTTGASSLLWSSIIRCLPSVTSEFYSDEMAILGEAEIGTVFLS; encoded by the coding sequence ATGAAAATTCAAGCAAGATACAGCAAATCAATGGAGGATAAACTCCATGAACCTTTAATTCTTCTCCTTTTTCTGGTCCTTTTCTCATCTTATCAACTACCCTCTTCAGCATACACTCTTCCAGACAAGTATTTCATCAACTGTGGATCAAACATCAACTTAAATATCACTTCTCGGACTTATGTTGGTGACATGAATCCTGGTCTTGTCTCCTTTACCAAACAGAACAGTTATTTCACTAACAACAAGCAGGCACTCAAAACATCCCCAGCTCTATATCGAACAGCAAGAATTTTCAGGCAGAAATCTTCATACGTGTTCAAAATCGACAGAAACGATCCTTACCTGGTACGCCTTCATTTCTTCGGTTCGAAAAAACTCTGGGCTGCTGTTTTCGATGTTTTAGTTCCTGGTTTCCAGCTCTTGCATAATTTCAAACTCCAAAACAGTAGCAACACTGCTGTCATAAAGGAATTTATTTTAAGCATTCCTGTAAGTGAATTTTCAATCGACTTTGTACCTCAAGGACCTTCTTTCGCATTCGTAAATGCGATCGAGGTCTTTCCAGCTCCTCCGGGCTTCATTAATGATGAAGATAAAAATGGTTACAAAGGAATACTCTCTCAAcctttacaaacaattcataggaTTAATGTTGGTGGCCCTTCCCTTACACCAAAAAATGACACTTTATTGAGAAAATGGCTTCCCGATGACAGTTATCTGTATCATGAAGGCGCTGCAAAGGGGAGCCAAGTCCTACTAGTTAAACCTACTTATTTGGCCCCTTTTAACCAATTTATTGCACCAGATCTTGTATATATGACTGCCAAAGAGATGAATATAAGTACCACCAGTATGGTGTCAGAAAACTTCAACATAACATGGTCCTACAATGTAACTCCAAATGCCCAGCACTTGGTTCGGGTTCATTTCTGTGACATTGTTAGCTCTTCACAGAGTAAGATACGGTTTCTTCTCTATATAGGTAGCTACTTGAGCCAGGAAATCGATCCTTATAAAAGAATGGGGCGATTGGCAACTCCATTCTTCGTCGACTTTGTGGTTGATTCTGATGATTCAGGACTCATGAACATCTCCATAGGGCCTGATAGTAGTTCTTCGGTGAAAAATGCCTTTCTGAATGGGGTTGAGATAATGGAAATGATGAGAGAATCCGAGTTTGTTAAGCCCAAGCAGAAGTCTGTCTTTGTTATTGTCGGTCCGTTCCTTGGAGGTCTAGTTCTTGTCTGCATCTTCGGAGGTCTGTTGTTTATCAGATTGCGCTGCAGGAAGTCTGAGTCCGTTGGAACTTCGAAATGGCCATCATTCACTGCATATAAAGGAAGTGCGCCCAGTAATAAGATGTCTCAACAGTCATCACCGAGCAGAGAAGGCACCACCAATGCCTCACCTGTCCTTGATTTGTATCTGGGTTTGAAGATACCATTTTTCGAGATTCAATTAGCCACAAGCAACTTCGACACGAAGTTGCATATCGGTAAGGGTGGATTTGGTAATGTTTATCGAGGAACTCTTAGAACTGGTGTGAAAGTGGCTGTCAAACGAAGTGAGCCAGGGTCAAGTCAAGGCATCCCGGAATTTCAGATGGAGATCATGGTTTTATTCAAAATTCGCCATCGCCATCTTGTTTCCTTGatcggatattgtgacgaagggTTGGAGATGATACTGGTGTATGAGCTCATGGAGAAAGGAACCCTAAGGGAACACCTATATAACTCAAAACTGCCTTGCTTGTCTTGGAAGCAAAGGCTTGAAATATGCCTCGGTGCAGCAAGAGGAATTGACTACCTTCACAAAGGTGCAACTGGGGGTATCATTCATCGAGATGTCAAGTCAACAAACATCTTGCTTGATGAGAACCTTGTAGCCAAAGTAGCTGACTTTGGCCTTTCAAAATCAGGTCCTCCTGGTCATACCCATGTTAGCACGTTTGTTAAAGGAACTTTTGGTTATCTTGATCCAGAGTACTTCATGACACAGCAGCTGACACAAAAATCCGATGTTTTTTCATTCGGTGTGGTTCTTCTCGAGGTGCTATGTGCAAGGCCAGCTATCAATCCTACACTTCCAAGAGAGCAAGTGAACCTAGCCGAATGGGGAATGTTTTGCAAGAAGAAAGGACTGCTCGACCAGATTGTTGATCCATCAGTAAAAGCTCAGATCAACCCCAACTCTTTAAGAAAATTTGTGGAGATAGCTGAGAAATGTCTGCAAGAATATGGTGCTGATAGGCCTAGCTTGAGTGATGTGGCATGGGACTTGGAGTATGCTTTACAGCTTCAGCAAAGTGCAATTGTTGGAGAGCCATACGACAGCACCACTGGGGCTTCGAGCTTGTTATGGTCGTCCATTATCCGGTGTTTGCCGTCAGTTACTTCTGAATTCTATAGTGATGAAATGGCCATTTTAGGGGAGGCTGAAATTGGCACTGTTTTCTTATCCTAG